In Triticum urartu cultivar G1812 chromosome 6, Tu2.1, whole genome shotgun sequence, the following proteins share a genomic window:
- the LOC125512608 gene encoding uncharacterized protein LOC125512608: protein MERSFQLNPHATPFVPASNKSLFAESLKGKKDPEKQVDETEKNETADKSAGYQLPESLSFDDYAESLGKINISTESSSKGEAAEASHAGNHHLAVVESLSLMFPDVSADFILEALKANEFDAVLTIDMLSDLCEADDNGHSAEVSEKPQHHGPSST, encoded by the exons ATGGAGCGGTCTTTTCAGTTGAATCCGCATGCCACTCCTTTCGTGCCTGCCTCCAACAAGTCTCTGTTTGCGGAAAGCTTGAAAGGAAAGAAGGACCCCGAGAAGCAAGTAGATGAGACTGAAAAGAATGAGACCGCTGACAAGTCTGCTGGGTATCAACTCCCAGAGTCCCTTTCTTTTGATGACTATGCTGAAAGCCTAGGAAAGATCAACATCTCTACTGAGTCATCATCAAAAGGAGAAGCTGCTGAGGCAAGTCACGCGGGTAATCATCATCTCGCCGTGGTGGAATCTCTCTCGCTGATGTTCCCAGATGTGTCTGCTGACTTCATTCTTGAAGCACTGAAGGCCAATGAATTCGACGCAGTACTCACCATTGATATGCTTTCCGATCTG TGCGAAGCTGATGATAATGGCCACTCTGCCGAAGTATCAGAAAAGCCGCAGCACCATGGCCCTTCATCCACATAG
- the LOC125512607 gene encoding protein PTST, chloroplastic, giving the protein MNRSVAATSRVAKRTHTETELRAPRPRLPTPLRFPLRRASARSPASGAPAPSSRHSPRGIAMECLTASFAARNACMEYKFVCPSKPACEKQWIPGRVLCYFTAYTNSSRRCKVATGVCPVSPVVGRRSRWRSFAASLNLENGPAPSSSTSSSSGQASEQLTSAELKSLLADKERSKLLRKLSEANQLNRFLKRQSQIKDDAIVKFRSELAVLELELQALVGLAEEIANFDVPSGSRKVNGKYIQSHLLSRLEAVHDKVMVQIKDIESLRPREVAVHWVGMAENVQIMGSFDGWSHGEAMSREYSGDYARFSATLRLRPGSYEIKFLVDGEWKLSSEYPITGEGLTQNNKLVVE; this is encoded by the exons ATGAATAGATCCGTGGCCGCAACCTCGCGAGTCGCGAAGCGCACGCACACAGAAACAGAACTACGAGCTCCTCGCCCTCGCCTCCCCACTCCACTCCGATTCCCCCTCCGCCGCGCCTCCGCTCGATCTCCGGCCTCCGGGGCTCCAGCCCCAAGCTCCCGGCATTCTCCGCGAG GAATTGCTATGGAATGCTTGACTGCGAGTTTCGCCGCAAG GAATGCGTGTATGGAGTATAAATTCGTATGCCCGAGTAAGCCTGCGTGCGAGAAGCAATGGATTCCTGGAAGGGTTCTCTGCTATTTTACAGCTTACACAAACTCTAGCAGACGCTGCAAGGTTGCCACTGGGGTGTGTCCCGTCAGCCCAGTTGTTGGCAGGCGTTCACGCTGGAGATCTTTCGCAGCAAGTTTGAATTTAGAAAATGGGCCTGCACCATCGAGTTCGACATCGTCTTCATCAGGGCAGGCTAGTGAGCAGCTGACCTCAGCCGAG TTGAAATCTCTTTTGGCTGATAAAGAACGAAGTAAGCTTTTGAGAAAGCTAAGTGAAGCAAACCAGCTGAACCGGTTTCTCAAGAGACAG TCGCAAATAAAGGATGATGCAATTGTAAAGTTCAGAAGTGAACTTGCTGTTTTGGAACTTGAACTGCAG GCTTTGGTTGGCCTAGCTGAAGAGATTGCTAATTTTGATGTTCCATCAGGGTCAAGGAAGGTAAATGGAAAATATATTCAGTCTCATCTTCTCTCCAGATTAGAAG CTGTCCATGACAAGGTTATGGTACAGATAAAGGACATTGAGTCTTTAAGACCTCGAGAAGTCGCTGTCCATTGGGTTGGCATGGCTGAG AACGTGCAAATTATGGGCTCCTTTGatggctggtcacatggtgaggCAATGTCGAGGGAATATTCAGGGGATTATGCGAGATTCTCTGCGACTCTGAGGCTTAGACCTGGGAG CTACGAAATCAAGTTCTTGGTGGACGGGGAGTGGAAACTGTCATCAGAATACCCGATTACCGGTGAGGGATTGACACAGAACAATAAACTTGTCGTGGAATAG
- the LOC125512606 gene encoding protein NLP3-like isoform X1: protein MVMEVEADMEQVLGGFSLQLSDGGDSDESGGRGGGFGEADGGGAVKERIARALRLYKESSSGGGDGGEGGALVQVWAPARDGERRRVLATRGQPFVLPSRCRRLLQYRTVSLTHVFAVGGGGQGERAAWEERGLPGRVFEARAPEWTPNVQFYGTGEYARMSYALIYDIQASLALPILDPADPRRCLAVLELVFTAAPAARFAAEAHRLCKALQAVSLRGSEICHPVPPTEVRAATCEPWICNSEATQAAMSEVSGLLAAVRQAHELPLAQAWVRCKQCTSTDVDDDGQHFSLTTAGAPFHLGAHYGGFRDACAEHHLRRGQGLVGEAAAVRGPRFCADVARRSKDAYPLAHYARMHGLAGCLAVPLRLPQSAMDVGDDGQVGEECVVLEFFLPPDCRSAGEQKAMVDAVTATIRKECSGDHLEATSDLQDLSLENVLADAHTAHELNDRGDYDTNDSDEEDGDQAGGVHGADQSGAEDRGPPPETKKKKKTGRKAGRPVSLKELQGYFSGSLKDAARSLGVCPTTMKRICRQHGISRWPFRKISKVNRALGKIRAIESVDCSPKPTAASSSTSRRAPAPHLPCLSSALGEDTSSQGSSQDPPPLTKTTMRKSLLWRSNGAEGELVTIKANYRGDIIRFRVPCSAGVAAVKEEVAKRLGLDAGAFDIKYLDDDHEWVLLSCDADFQECLDVAPGLPASAAVAAGAGAVSPVVRLMVQEVADNHRSSCGSSD, encoded by the exons ATGGTGATGGAGGTGGAGGCTGACATGGAGCAAGTTCTTGGCGGCTTCAGCCTCCAGCTAAGCGACGGCGGCGATAGTGATGAGAGCGGCGGCCGGGGAGGGGGGTTCGGCGAGGCCGACGGCGGGGGCGCGGTGAAGGAGCGGATCGCGCGGGCCCTGCGGCTGTACAAGGAGtcgagcagcggcggcggcgacggcggcgaagGCGGCGCGCTGGTGCAGGTCTGGGCGCCGGCGCGGGACGGGGAGCGCCGCCGCGTGCTGGCGACCCGCGGGCAGCCCTTCGTGctcccctccaggtgccggcggctgCTCCAGTACCGGACGGTGTCGCTGACGCACGTGTTCGCCGTGGGCGGCGGCGGGCAGGGCGAGCGCGCGGCGTGGGAGGAGCGCGGGCTGCCGGGGCGGGTGTTCGAGGCGCGGGCGCCCGAGTGGACGCCCAACGTGCAGTTCTACGGCACCGGCGAGTACGCGCGCATGAGCTACGCGCTCATCTACGACATCCAGGCCAGCCTCGCCCTCCCCATCCTCGACCCCGCCGACCCCCGCCGCTGCCTCGCCGTCCTCGAGCTCGTCTtcaccgccgcccccgccgcccgcttCGCCGCCGAGGCCCACAGGCTCTGCAAGGCCCTCCAG GCAGTGTCGTTGAGAGGCTCGGAGATCTGCCACCCCGTGCCACCGACCGAGGTGCGTGCCGCGACTTGCGAACCATGG ATATGCAACTCAGAGGCGACTCAGGCGGCCATGTCGGAGGTGTCGGGGCTGCTGGCCGCCGTCCGCCAAGCCCACGAGCTGCCGCTGGCGCAGGCCTGGGTCAGGTGCAAGCAGTGCACCAGCACGGACGTCGACGACGACGGCCAGCATTTCTCCCTGACGACGGCCGGCGCCCCATTCCACCTGGGCGCGCACTACGGCGGCTTCCGCGACGCCTGCGCCGAGCACCACCTGCGGCGCGGCCAGGGGCTCgtgggcgaggcggcggcggtgcgcgGGCCACGTTTCTGCGCTGACGTCGCCAGGCGGTCCAAGGACGCCTACCCGCTCGCCCACTACGCCCGCATGCACGGCCTGGCCGGGTGCCTCGCCGTGCCGCTGCGTCTGCCGCAGTCCGCCATGGACGTCGGCGACGACGGCCAGGTAGGGGAGGAATGCGTGGTGCTGGAGTTCTTCCTCCCGCCGGACTGCAGGAGCGCCGGGGAGCAGAAGGCCATGGTGGACGCCGTCACAGCTACGATCAGGAAGGAATGCTCCGGCGATCACCTGGAGGCGACGAGCGACCTGCAAGATTTGTCCTTGGAGAACGTTCTTGCCGATGCTCACACAGCCCATGAACTGAACGATCGTGGGGACTATGATACCAATGATTCAGACGAGGAGGACGGTGATCAAGCAGGAGGCGTCCATGGCGCGGACCAAAGTGGAGCCGAGGATCGCGGACCACCACCggagacgaagaagaagaagaagaccggaAGGAAGGCCGGAAGACCTGTCAGCCTCAAGGAGCTGCAAGGATACTTCTCAGGGAGCCTGAAAGATGCTGCGAGGAGCCTCGGCG TGTGCCCGACGACAATGAAGCGCATCTGCAGGCAGCACGGCATATCAAGATGGCCATTCCGGAAGATCAGCAAGGTGAACCGTGCACTCGGCAAGATCAGGGCCATCGAATCGGTGGATTGCTCACCGAAGCCGACTGCTGCTTCTTCTTCCACCTCTCGCCGAGCTCCAGCCCCTCATCTGCCATGCCTGTCAAGTGCTCTAGGAGAAGACACCTCCTCCCAAGGCTCAAGCCAAGATCCTCCACCTCTCACCAAAACCACAATGCGCAAGTCTTTGCTGTGGCGCAGCAATGGCGCGGAGGGGGAGCTGGTGACCATCAAGGCGAACTACAGAGGGGACATCATCAGGTTCAGGGTGCCATGCTCCGCCGGCGTAGCAGCAGTAAAGGAGGAGGTGGCCAAGAGGCTGGGCCTAGATGCCGGCGCCTTCGACATCAAGTACCTCGACGACGACCATGAGTGGGTGCTCCTGTCCTGCGATGCCGATTTCCAGGAGTGCCTTGATGTTGCCCCGGGCCTGCCGGCGTCCGCTGCTGTGGCTGCCGGAGCCGGAGCGGTGTCTCCTGTTGTCAGGCTAATGGTGCAGGAGGTAGCCGATAACCATAGGAGCTCCTGTGGTAGCTCAGATTAG
- the LOC125512606 gene encoding protein NLP3-like isoform X2, with protein MVMEVEADMEQVLGGFSLQLSDGGDSDESGGRGGGFGEADGGGAVKERIARALRLYKESSSGGGDGGEGGALVQVWAPARDGERRRVLATRGQPFVLPSRCRRLLQYRTVSLTHVFAVGGGGQGERAAWEERGLPGRVFEARAPEWTPNVQFYGTGEYARMSYALIYDIQASLALPILDPADPRRCLAVLELVFTAAPAARFAAEAHRLCKALQAVSLRGSEICHPVPPTEICNSEATQAAMSEVSGLLAAVRQAHELPLAQAWVRCKQCTSTDVDDDGQHFSLTTAGAPFHLGAHYGGFRDACAEHHLRRGQGLVGEAAAVRGPRFCADVARRSKDAYPLAHYARMHGLAGCLAVPLRLPQSAMDVGDDGQVGEECVVLEFFLPPDCRSAGEQKAMVDAVTATIRKECSGDHLEATSDLQDLSLENVLADAHTAHELNDRGDYDTNDSDEEDGDQAGGVHGADQSGAEDRGPPPETKKKKKTGRKAGRPVSLKELQGYFSGSLKDAARSLGVCPTTMKRICRQHGISRWPFRKISKVNRALGKIRAIESVDCSPKPTAASSSTSRRAPAPHLPCLSSALGEDTSSQGSSQDPPPLTKTTMRKSLLWRSNGAEGELVTIKANYRGDIIRFRVPCSAGVAAVKEEVAKRLGLDAGAFDIKYLDDDHEWVLLSCDADFQECLDVAPGLPASAAVAAGAGAVSPVVRLMVQEVADNHRSSCGSSD; from the exons ATGGTGATGGAGGTGGAGGCTGACATGGAGCAAGTTCTTGGCGGCTTCAGCCTCCAGCTAAGCGACGGCGGCGATAGTGATGAGAGCGGCGGCCGGGGAGGGGGGTTCGGCGAGGCCGACGGCGGGGGCGCGGTGAAGGAGCGGATCGCGCGGGCCCTGCGGCTGTACAAGGAGtcgagcagcggcggcggcgacggcggcgaagGCGGCGCGCTGGTGCAGGTCTGGGCGCCGGCGCGGGACGGGGAGCGCCGCCGCGTGCTGGCGACCCGCGGGCAGCCCTTCGTGctcccctccaggtgccggcggctgCTCCAGTACCGGACGGTGTCGCTGACGCACGTGTTCGCCGTGGGCGGCGGCGGGCAGGGCGAGCGCGCGGCGTGGGAGGAGCGCGGGCTGCCGGGGCGGGTGTTCGAGGCGCGGGCGCCCGAGTGGACGCCCAACGTGCAGTTCTACGGCACCGGCGAGTACGCGCGCATGAGCTACGCGCTCATCTACGACATCCAGGCCAGCCTCGCCCTCCCCATCCTCGACCCCGCCGACCCCCGCCGCTGCCTCGCCGTCCTCGAGCTCGTCTtcaccgccgcccccgccgcccgcttCGCCGCCGAGGCCCACAGGCTCTGCAAGGCCCTCCAG GCAGTGTCGTTGAGAGGCTCGGAGATCTGCCACCCCGTGCCACCGACCGAG ATATGCAACTCAGAGGCGACTCAGGCGGCCATGTCGGAGGTGTCGGGGCTGCTGGCCGCCGTCCGCCAAGCCCACGAGCTGCCGCTGGCGCAGGCCTGGGTCAGGTGCAAGCAGTGCACCAGCACGGACGTCGACGACGACGGCCAGCATTTCTCCCTGACGACGGCCGGCGCCCCATTCCACCTGGGCGCGCACTACGGCGGCTTCCGCGACGCCTGCGCCGAGCACCACCTGCGGCGCGGCCAGGGGCTCgtgggcgaggcggcggcggtgcgcgGGCCACGTTTCTGCGCTGACGTCGCCAGGCGGTCCAAGGACGCCTACCCGCTCGCCCACTACGCCCGCATGCACGGCCTGGCCGGGTGCCTCGCCGTGCCGCTGCGTCTGCCGCAGTCCGCCATGGACGTCGGCGACGACGGCCAGGTAGGGGAGGAATGCGTGGTGCTGGAGTTCTTCCTCCCGCCGGACTGCAGGAGCGCCGGGGAGCAGAAGGCCATGGTGGACGCCGTCACAGCTACGATCAGGAAGGAATGCTCCGGCGATCACCTGGAGGCGACGAGCGACCTGCAAGATTTGTCCTTGGAGAACGTTCTTGCCGATGCTCACACAGCCCATGAACTGAACGATCGTGGGGACTATGATACCAATGATTCAGACGAGGAGGACGGTGATCAAGCAGGAGGCGTCCATGGCGCGGACCAAAGTGGAGCCGAGGATCGCGGACCACCACCggagacgaagaagaagaagaagaccggaAGGAAGGCCGGAAGACCTGTCAGCCTCAAGGAGCTGCAAGGATACTTCTCAGGGAGCCTGAAAGATGCTGCGAGGAGCCTCGGCG TGTGCCCGACGACAATGAAGCGCATCTGCAGGCAGCACGGCATATCAAGATGGCCATTCCGGAAGATCAGCAAGGTGAACCGTGCACTCGGCAAGATCAGGGCCATCGAATCGGTGGATTGCTCACCGAAGCCGACTGCTGCTTCTTCTTCCACCTCTCGCCGAGCTCCAGCCCCTCATCTGCCATGCCTGTCAAGTGCTCTAGGAGAAGACACCTCCTCCCAAGGCTCAAGCCAAGATCCTCCACCTCTCACCAAAACCACAATGCGCAAGTCTTTGCTGTGGCGCAGCAATGGCGCGGAGGGGGAGCTGGTGACCATCAAGGCGAACTACAGAGGGGACATCATCAGGTTCAGGGTGCCATGCTCCGCCGGCGTAGCAGCAGTAAAGGAGGAGGTGGCCAAGAGGCTGGGCCTAGATGCCGGCGCCTTCGACATCAAGTACCTCGACGACGACCATGAGTGGGTGCTCCTGTCCTGCGATGCCGATTTCCAGGAGTGCCTTGATGTTGCCCCGGGCCTGCCGGCGTCCGCTGCTGTGGCTGCCGGAGCCGGAGCGGTGTCTCCTGTTGTCAGGCTAATGGTGCAGGAGGTAGCCGATAACCATAGGAGCTCCTGTGGTAGCTCAGATTAG